The DNA sequence ACCCTTGGTCTTATCGCCATGGATAGTTGTAAGGAATTAGGAGAAAAGGTAGACAAGTACCTCATCAACTTCCGTACAGAACGTAAGCACAAGCATGAAAATGATATTGCTTTCCGCGGATATCAGAGAGATACTTATTTGTTGGAAACTTCTACCCCACGTTTCGGAACCGGTGAAGCAAAAGGAATGATTAAATCTTCTGTTCGTGGATACGACTTATTCATCATGGTAGATGTAACAAATTATAGTCTGACCTATTCTGTTTGTGGACATGAAAACCACATGTCTCCAGATGACCACTATGCAGACATCAAACGTATTATCGCAGCAGCTGGTGGAAAAGCCAGAAGAATTACTGTTATCATGCCTTTCCTTTACGAAAGCCGTCAGCACAGACGTACCGGAAGAGAATCCATGGACTGTGCCCTTGCATTGCAGGAACTGACCAATATGGGCGTAGACAATATTATTACCTTCGATGCTCATGACCCTCGTGTACAGAATGCAATTCCATTAAAGGGATTTGAAACTGTGCAGCCTGCTTATCAGTTCATCAAAGGTATCTTACGCGAAGTAAAGGACTTACAGATTGACAGTGACCATATGATGATTATCAGCCCGGATGAAGGTGGAACTAATCGTGCTATCTACCTTGCCAACGTACTTGGTCTGGATATGGGTATGTTCTACAAACGTCGTGACTACAGCAAAATCGTAGACGGACGTAACCCAATCGTAGCTCACGAATTCCTTGGTTCTTCCGTAGAAGGAAAAGACGTTTTAATTATTGACGATATGATTTCTTCCGGAGACAGTATGATTGACGTTGCAACAGAGTTAAAGAAAAGAAAAGCAAACCGTATCTTCGTAGTATCTACTTTCGGATTATTTACTAACGGTCTGGAGAAATTTGACAAAGCTGTTGAAGAAGGAATTATTTATAAAGTTGTAACTACCAACCTGACCTACCAGACACCAGAGTTATTGAGCAAACCTTACTATATCAACTGCGATATGAGTAAATACATTGCTTACATCATTGATACTTTAAATCACGATACCTCCATTAGTGATTTATTGGATCCATATGACAGAATCGAATCTCTTGTTAAAAAGTATAAAGCTGGCGAAGAAGTATAATATTGTTTTTTCCAGTGTTCAAAAGAGCTGATATCGCATTTTGATATCAGCTCTTTCTTTATGAATTAAATGATTTTTACTCTACAATTCTATAATAAGTTCTTGCAGTCATCCAATATACCAGACCATAAATAACTGCAAATACTACTACCGTAACCGCCGTGCAAATAGCAAATGTTTCTGTATTTGTCAGACCAAATAACGCAAGCAATCGATTCACTAACGGAAATGCTGCTGTAAGATGAATACAAGCAGTTACTAACGGCAGGAAAAACACCTTCAATATCTGGCTTCGGATAGATGCCTTTACTTCATGATGACTCATTCCCACCTTTCGCATAATTTCATAACGTCCTTTATCTTCATAACCTTCTGAAATCTGCTTATAATAGATAATCAATACAGTGGCCATCAGGAATACAAATCCCAGAAAAATTCCCAAAAACAGGAATCCACCAAAGAATACATAATATTGTTCTATGCCTTCCGCCTTAGATTCCGGCTGTATTATCCATGCTGAAGTTCCATCTCTTAATGTACTCTCGCCATAAGTAGCTACTTTCTCCCTTAATGCCTGCACATATGCTTTCTCTATCATTTCATCGCCTGATACATCAAACAATACTTGATATTCTCTTCTACCAGCATCTTCACCATATGCCTGTTTCTGCATCAAACTGATTTCATCCATTACCGATGAATCCTTTACTACAATATAATAGCTGTCATATACGGTAACCATAGCTTCTGATGTCAAAACTTCCGGAAATTCTTCCAGATGCTTTTTTACTCGAAAGTTCTTTCCCTGAATTACATAATTCTGATCATCTTTATCTCCCTGATATACATATGCTAAAATCTCATCATCTTCCAGTTCTACCGAAGTCCCACCAATTTTTTCATATTCGTCCATTGTAATAACGTACATCGCGCTTGGTGTCCCCTGTACAATTTCATCCGATCCACCCATTACAAAGTTCTGCCCGTCTTTTATGACTGTGACATCAACACTCTCAAAGTCTGACAAGTCTTGAATCTGTATCCCTTGCTCTTGTGCGGTCTCTTTTACCATCTGAATCAAGTCATTTTTATTATCTTCTGATAAATCTTTTCCCACCACGGAAATTTCTCGTGGATATCTTTTTTTCATTACATCATTCATTCCTGCATACAATGACACCGTACCTGAAACCATCACTAATACCGCAGTACTTAGAATACATATATTGGCAAGCCCTACTGCGTTTTGTTTCATACGATAAATCATACCGGAAACAGATGTAAAATGTGCAGTCTGATAATAGTATTTTTTATTTTTCCGAAGCATTTTTAATACTGCAATGCTCCCTGCCGTAAACAGACAGTAGGTTCCAATCATTACTAAGATAACCGCTACAAAAAACAGGAAAATTGCCCCTATTGGGTCTTTTGTCACAATTGCAATCACATATCCTGCCACTAATGTTATTACGCCTACAACCGTCATAATCCAACGTGTCTTTGGCTCTGCTTCTCCCTGACTACTGCTCTGCAGTAATTCTACCGGTTTTGCTTTCTGCACCTGATGCAGATTATATAATAAAGTTACCACATAGATAGCCGCAAATAACACAGCCATATTCACAAGACCTTTGCCATAAATAGAAAAGCCAAAAGGAACCTCTAAATGTGTAATGCGCAACAAAATCAATATTACCACTTTATTTAAAATGATGCCTGCTGCAAGTCCCCCAAGAATACTAATGACTCCTACTATCAACGTTTCCCAAAACATCATTTTTCCTATATGACGCTTTTCCATTCCTAATATATTAAAAAGTCCAAATTCTTTCTTTCGACGCTTCATTAAAAAGCTGTTAGTATAGAACAGAAAAATACATGCAAAAATTGCAATTACAACACAGCCCAATGTCAACATCATGCGGAGTTCCGCTCCACCGAACATATTTTCAATTCCTTTATCCCAGGTAATTGCCAGCATAATGTAATACATCGCACTCATACCTATTGCCGTAATAATATAAGGTAAATAAAGGCTTTTATTCTTCTTCAGGTTCTCCGATGCCAGCTTTGCATAAAAAAATCTACTCATTTCTGCCACCACCTGTCGTAATTACTGTAAGGGTATCTGATATTTTCTGGTACATTTCTTCGTCTGTACAGGAACCTTTGTATAACTGATGGAATACCTGACCATCTTTAATGAACAGCACTCGTTTGGCACAACTCGCTGCCTTAACAGAATGTGTTACCATGAGTATCGTCTGACCACTTTCATTGATATTCTTAAACATCTTGAGAAGTCCCTCTGCCGCCTTAGAATCCAACGCTCCTGTAGGTTCATCTGCAAGAATCAACTGTGGTGCTGTAATCAACGCTCTTGCCACTGCTGCACGCTGTTTCTGTCCACCGGATACTTCATAAGGATATTTATTTAAGATTTCTCTAATTCCCAATTTTTCCGCAATCGGCTGCAAACGCTCATTCATCTCATCAAAATGTTTTCCTGCCAGTACCAACGGAAGAAAAATATTGTCCTGCAAACTAAAGGTATCTAATAAGTTAAAATCCTGAAATACAAATCCCAGATTCTTTCTACGAAATGCAGATAGTTCCTTCTCTCGAATCTGTGATAAATTCTTTCCTCCTAATAACACCTGTCCGGCCGTCGCCTTATCCAACGCCGCCAGAATATTCAGCAATGTAGTTTTACCGGAACCGGATTCTCCCATAATTGCTACATACTCTCCTTCTTCCACGGAAAAGGTAACATCGGACAGTGCCTGCACCTGATTTCCACCAAATCGTGTGGTATATACTTTTTTTACATTATTTACTTCTAAGATTGCCATAATGTCCTCCTTGCTTTCTTGTTCTAAGGATAGTATACAAAAAAAGGAAATGCGTTGCCTTAATTCTGGCTTACATTTCCAGTTCATTTCTTACATTTTCGTAAGGTTCTTATCAAAACACCAGTTTCACTTGTGTTCCTTTTCCCGGCTCTGATTCTACATACACTTTATGTCCCAACTTCTGCAATATCTGCTTACACAAATACAATCCAATTCCACTTGCCTTCTTATCACTTCTTCCATTATATCCGGTATATCCCTTTTCGAAGACTCTAGGCAAATCTTCCGCCAGAATTCCAATTCCGGTATCTTTAATTACAAGCATACCGTCTTCCATATAAATAGAAATGCCACCTTCTGCCGTATATTTAATGGCATTCGAAAGAATCTGTTCCACAACGAACACTAACCATTTTTCATCAGTTACTACCTTCACATCCACTGCATTGTAATGAAGTGCAAGTTTTTTCCGAATAAACATAGGCGCATACTTATGGATTGCCTGACGTATAATATCATCCAACGAATACTCCTGCAATACAAAGTCATTTACACTACTATTTAATCGTAAATACTGCAATACCATTTCCACATATTGCTCAATTTTAAACAGTTCACCTTCACATTCCTTGCGTCGCTCATAAAACTGTTCTATCTCCTCAGTATCCTGTTGAAGCAACAAACGCATTGCTGCAATCGGTGTCTTAATCTGATGTGCCCACAATGTAAAATAATCTGTAATATCCGTCTTCTCCCGCATAAGTTGGGCTGTCTGTTCTCTTCTCTCCTCTTGGGCCTGATACAACAGTTCCTGATAAGCCTCTTCCACACTGTCTTTTGCTTGCGGCAACTCTTCTGTTCCATTCCGAACTGCTTCCTGCTGCTCTTTGAGGTTGCACACCTTATTTCGATAAGCTAGTGCATCAATAAATACTGTTATACTTCCCACTACCAGGCACAATCCAAAGGCGTATCCCACTGCCTCTACGGGTAGATGATAAAGAAAAAATATAAATGCAAATATAAATCCAAAAAGAACGAACAAGGCTATCCCAAGTCTATGACGCCGAATATAAGACTTAATCCACCACATAACCAATTCCCTTTCTGGTCTTTATGACATCTTTTATCCCTACTTCTTCTAACTTCTTACGAAGTCTTGCTACATTTACAGTAAGCGTATTATCATCAATGAAACTGTCAGATTCCCACAGCCGTTCCATCAAACGGTCTCTAGTGACAATTTTCCCTTTTTGCTCCAATAACTCTTGTAAGATACGCATCTCATTTTTAGTAAGTTCAATCCTATTTCCCTCATAGGTTATAATTCCATTTCCACAATCAAATACCATTCCCCTATGCTCCATCAGATTACTTTCTCCGGCAAAATCATAAGTACGGCGTAACATTGCCTGAACCTTTGCCTGAAGCACATTTAAATCAAAAGGCTTCGCGATAAAATCATCTCCCCCCATATTCATGGCCATAACAATATTCATATTATCAGACGCTGAGGAAAGAAAAATTACCGGAACCTTTGATATTTTTCTTATTTCATCGCACCAATGAAATCCATTATAAAAAGGCAGTGAAATATCCATCAATACCAAATGAGGCTGCTCCTCTACAAATGTCTTTTTTACATTTTCGAAATCTACAATACAAACAGCTTCATATCCCCAACTTTCCATATGATTCTGAATTGATTTTGCAATTACTGCATCATCTTCTACAATCAGTAATTTATACATTACATTTCCTTTCCATACCAAAAACTTTTCTATAAAAAAAGAAGTCCGCCTGCAGAATTCGCCGCAAGCGGAACCTTTTTACTATTCAAATATATTATACTGGAACTCCTCCAGCAATCTTCTCGTTGATTACGTAATATGCCATATGTTCTTCTGGCTTAATATATAAACGAATTGATTTGATAGAAGATTCTCTGTGTCCTTCTGCAATATATGCCTGTTTTGCTCTTTCCAGTACTTCCTTTGTAAAAAGTTCCTGACCGGAAAACTGTACATATATTTCTTCTATCTTTTCTACCTCTTTTGCAGCTGGCTTTTTAGCAGGCTTCTTTCCAGTTGCCTTTTTCGCTGCTGTTTTCTTTTCTGCTGT is a window from the Roseburia sp. 499 genome containing:
- a CDS encoding DUF6465 family protein, translated to MQKSGSKAATAKTVTAKTAVPVKQETVAKPVEKTVEAKQETLVFDTVAPVEKKETEKKTAEKKTAAKKATGKKPAKKPAAKEVEKIEEIYVQFSGQELFTKEVLERAKQAYIAEGHRESSIKSIRLYIKPEEHMAYYVINEKIAGGVPV
- a CDS encoding ABC transporter ATP-binding protein, with protein sequence MAILEVNNVKKVYTTRFGGNQVQALSDVTFSVEEGEYVAIMGESGSGKTTLLNILAALDKATAGQVLLGGKNLSQIREKELSAFRRKNLGFVFQDFNLLDTFSLQDNIFLPLVLAGKHFDEMNERLQPIAEKLGIREILNKYPYEVSGGQKQRAAVARALITAPQLILADEPTGALDSKAAEGLLKMFKNINESGQTILMVTHSVKAASCAKRVLFIKDGQVFHQLYKGSCTDEEMYQKISDTLTVITTGGGRNE
- a CDS encoding response regulator transcription factor, which gives rise to MYKLLIVEDDAVIAKSIQNHMESWGYEAVCIVDFENVKKTFVEEQPHLVLMDISLPFYNGFHWCDEIRKISKVPVIFLSSASDNMNIVMAMNMGGDDFIAKPFDLNVLQAKVQAMLRRTYDFAGESNLMEHRGMVFDCGNGIITYEGNRIELTKNEMRILQELLEQKGKIVTRDRLMERLWESDSFIDDNTLTVNVARLRKKLEEVGIKDVIKTRKGIGYVVD
- a CDS encoding sensor histidine kinase; protein product: MWWIKSYIRRHRLGIALFVLFGFIFAFIFFLYHLPVEAVGYAFGLCLVVGSITVFIDALAYRNKVCNLKEQQEAVRNGTEELPQAKDSVEEAYQELLYQAQEERREQTAQLMREKTDITDYFTLWAHQIKTPIAAMRLLLQQDTEEIEQFYERRKECEGELFKIEQYVEMVLQYLRLNSSVNDFVLQEYSLDDIIRQAIHKYAPMFIRKKLALHYNAVDVKVVTDEKWLVFVVEQILSNAIKYTAEGGISIYMEDGMLVIKDTGIGILAEDLPRVFEKGYTGYNGRSDKKASGIGLYLCKQILQKLGHKVYVESEPGKGTQVKLVF
- a CDS encoding ABC transporter permease; translated protein: MSRFFYAKLASENLKKNKSLYLPYIITAIGMSAMYYIMLAITWDKGIENMFGGAELRMMLTLGCVVIAIFACIFLFYTNSFLMKRRKKEFGLFNILGMEKRHIGKMMFWETLIVGVISILGGLAAGIILNKVVILILLRITHLEVPFGFSIYGKGLVNMAVLFAAIYVVTLLYNLHQVQKAKPVELLQSSSQGEAEPKTRWIMTVVGVITLVAGYVIAIVTKDPIGAIFLFFVAVILVMIGTYCLFTAGSIAVLKMLRKNKKYYYQTAHFTSVSGMIYRMKQNAVGLANICILSTAVLVMVSGTVSLYAGMNDVMKKRYPREISVVGKDLSEDNKNDLIQMVKETAQEQGIQIQDLSDFESVDVTVIKDGQNFVMGGSDEIVQGTPSAMYVITMDEYEKIGGTSVELEDDEILAYVYQGDKDDQNYVIQGKNFRVKKHLEEFPEVLTSEAMVTVYDSYYIVVKDSSVMDEISLMQKQAYGEDAGRREYQVLFDVSGDEMIEKAYVQALREKVATYGESTLRDGTSAWIIQPESKAEGIEQYYVFFGGFLFLGIFLGFVFLMATVLIIYYKQISEGYEDKGRYEIMRKVGMSHHEVKASIRSQILKVFFLPLVTACIHLTAAFPLVNRLLALFGLTNTETFAICTAVTVVVFAVIYGLVYWMTARTYYRIVE
- a CDS encoding ribose-phosphate pyrophosphokinase; the encoded protein is MQRNEKNYETIPNGTLGLIAMDSCKELGEKVDKYLINFRTERKHKHENDIAFRGYQRDTYLLETSTPRFGTGEAKGMIKSSVRGYDLFIMVDVTNYSLTYSVCGHENHMSPDDHYADIKRIIAAAGGKARRITVIMPFLYESRQHRRTGRESMDCALALQELTNMGVDNIITFDAHDPRVQNAIPLKGFETVQPAYQFIKGILREVKDLQIDSDHMMIISPDEGGTNRAIYLANVLGLDMGMFYKRRDYSKIVDGRNPIVAHEFLGSSVEGKDVLIIDDMISSGDSMIDVATELKKRKANRIFVVSTFGLFTNGLEKFDKAVEEGIIYKVVTTNLTYQTPELLSKPYYINCDMSKYIAYIIDTLNHDTSISDLLDPYDRIESLVKKYKAGEEV